One Entomomonas asaccharolytica DNA segment encodes these proteins:
- a CDS encoding DUF4197 domain-containing protein: protein MTIVKKYIFYAFIFFVISIVLNANAATFSQTEASTGLKSMLNQAAKTAINELGTQGGFSNNPDVKIELPGKLGSTAKMLKMFGLGDQLSQLEDGMNAAAEAAIPEAQQMLLNSIQQMTFADAKAIVTGGDQSATAYLEKTNRTQLFNKFLPKVKTITAQSSLSSQYDNVLQKAAAFGVADDDLKIENYVTNKALDGLFKVIGEQESHLRNNPTEVATSAAKKIFESLIK, encoded by the coding sequence ATGACTATCGTAAAAAAATACATCTTCTATGCTTTTATCTTTTTTGTTATTTCTATTGTATTAAATGCAAATGCAGCTACTTTTAGCCAAACCGAAGCAAGTACTGGTTTAAAAAGCATGTTAAATCAGGCGGCAAAAACGGCAATTAATGAACTAGGCACCCAAGGCGGCTTTAGCAATAACCCTGATGTTAAAATTGAACTACCTGGAAAGTTAGGTTCAACTGCTAAAATGCTTAAAATGTTCGGTTTGGGAGATCAACTTAGCCAATTAGAAGATGGTATGAATGCTGCGGCTGAGGCAGCTATTCCAGAAGCACAACAAATGCTTTTAAATAGTATTCAACAAATGACTTTTGCTGATGCAAAGGCTATTGTAACAGGCGGTGATCAATCAGCAACCGCGTATCTTGAAAAAACGAATCGCACTCAATTATTCAATAAGTTTCTACCTAAAGTAAAAACGATTACTGCGCAGTCTTCATTATCCTCACAATACGATAATGTATTGCAAAAAGCAGCTGCTTTTGGTGTAGCAGACGATGATTTAAAAATCGAAAATTACGTCACCAATAAAGCATTAGATGGTTTGTTTAAAGTGATTGGTGAACAAGAAAGCCATCTGCGCAATAATCCTACAGAGGTTGCCA
- a CDS encoding Dyp-type peroxidase — MSTSKITPPDVILPPGESAIFMVFNLVNTETTVDQVKDVCGSLAALVRSLRKREPDGQGSCVMGFGAEAWGKLFPEQPYPKELKPFQAIKGDKHTAPSTPGDIYFHIRARRMDICFELASEICTLLDGAVVSVDETHGFRYFDGRTIIGFVDGTENPEGENAYTFSTIGDEDKYFSGGSYAFVQKYLHNMKEWNGISIEEQEKVIGRRKLNDIELSDEEKPANAHNAVTNIADDEGNELKVMRANMPFANPSKGEYGTYFIGYASTFTTTERMLRNMFIGEPVGNYDRLLDFSTPITGTLFFIPSPSLLSELGGGDD; from the coding sequence ATGTCTACCTCAAAAATAACTCCACCTGATGTCATACTTCCACCAGGAGAATCCGCCATTTTTATGGTGTTTAACTTAGTTAATACTGAAACCACTGTTGACCAAGTAAAGGACGTATGCGGCAGCCTTGCAGCATTAGTAAGAAGCTTGAGAAAGCGTGAGCCTGATGGACAAGGTAGTTGTGTTATGGGATTTGGCGCTGAAGCTTGGGGTAAATTATTTCCAGAACAACCTTATCCTAAAGAGTTAAAGCCTTTCCAAGCCATTAAGGGCGATAAGCATACTGCACCCTCAACACCCGGCGACATCTATTTTCATATTCGCGCAAGACGTATGGATATTTGTTTTGAACTAGCCTCTGAAATTTGTACTTTATTAGATGGTGCAGTTGTGTCTGTTGATGAAACCCACGGCTTCCGTTATTTTGATGGGCGTACTATTATTGGTTTTGTTGATGGTACTGAAAATCCTGAAGGTGAAAATGCCTATACCTTTTCTACAATAGGCGATGAAGACAAATACTTTAGTGGCGGTAGTTATGCCTTTGTTCAGAAATATTTACATAATATGAAAGAGTGGAACGGTATTTCCATTGAAGAACAGGAAAAAGTTATTGGCCGTAGAAAACTTAATGACATTGAACTGTCAGACGAAGAAAAACCTGCTAATGCACATAACGCTGTTACCAATATTGCAGATGATGAAGGTAATGAACTAAAGGTAATGCGTGCCAATATGCCTTTTGCCAATCCTTCTAAAGGTGAATATGGTACTTACTTTATTGGCTATGCAAGTACTTTTACCACTACAGAACGTATGTTACGCAATATGTTTATTGGTGAGCCAGTGGGTAATTATGATCGTTTACTCGATTTTAGCACACCTATTACAGGCACTTTATTCTTTATTCCTTCCCCTAGTTTGCTTTCAGAACTAGGCGGTGGTGACGACTAA
- a CDS encoding DUF2846 domain-containing protein, whose protein sequence is MRLIPILLLSLLLTGCYTPVTVQQMLEDTENYQLPHLIKADQGMIYVVRPGSLYTLFKYNVFLDGKEANSQVGYNRGNQYIYFYVEPGEHTVASKAENWGEVSFTIKAGETIYIIQDASFGFLFGRNAVYKINPVEAKYYIKHSELGTLTKAVE, encoded by the coding sequence ATGAGATTAATACCTATTTTACTATTATCATTATTGTTAACGGGTTGTTATACACCTGTTACCGTACAGCAAATGTTAGAAGATACAGAAAATTATCAACTTCCACATTTAATTAAAGCTGATCAAGGAATGATCTACGTTGTCAGACCTGGTTCTCTTTATACTCTATTCAAATATAACGTATTCTTAGATGGTAAAGAAGCAAACAGCCAAGTAGGCTATAACCGTGGCAATCAATATATCTATTTTTATGTAGAACCAGGTGAACATACAGTAGCCTCAAAAGCTGAAAACTGGGGAGAAGTTTCTTTTACAATTAAAGCGGGTGAAACAATCTATATTATTCAAGATGCAAGTTTTGGTTTTTTATTTGGTAGAAACGCTGTGTATAAAATAAACCCAGTGGAAGCAAAATATTACATTAAGCATAGCGAGCTAGGAACTCTTACTAAAGCTGTTGAGTGA
- a CDS encoding MliC family protein — protein sequence MKLFKSVAVTLGVLCCFTVYASETTIYQCEDGERFEAAYPDKDTAILNYGGELKLLKAVVSADGARYAGEDWQWWTKGDQGNLAPLKKGEDYAESVGKTCYMLKPAKVMTNQQTAK from the coding sequence ATGAAATTATTTAAATCAGTAGCTGTAACTTTAGGCGTTTTATGTTGTTTTACAGTTTATGCTTCAGAAACTACTATTTATCAGTGTGAAGATGGTGAGCGCTTTGAAGCAGCTTATCCAGATAAGGATACCGCTATTCTTAATTACGGTGGAGAATTAAAATTACTTAAAGCAGTGGTTTCTGCTGATGGTGCACGTTATGCGGGCGAAGATTGGCAGTGGTGGACAAAAGGCGATCAAGGTAATTTAGCACCTTTGAAAAAAGGTGAAGATTATGCAGAGTCTGTAGGTAAAACGTGTTATATGTTAAAGCCTGCAAAAGTAATGACTAATCAGCAAACAGCTAAATAA
- a CDS encoding nucleoside recognition domain-containing protein, whose amino-acid sequence MLNYLWLGFFVIAAIAAVIRLLGGDVDVFADMVASLFEMAKTSVDIMIVLFGTLTLWMGLLKIAEKAGLIEILAKLLGPLFQRLMPEVPKGHPAIGLITLNFTANALGLDNAATPIGLKAMKSLQELNPVKTVATNAQILFLVLNASSLTLLPITIFIFRAKYDAPDPTMVFLPILLATSASTLAGLLSVAFMQRLRLLDPIVLLWFAGIGFFIGVFVCISVGLTTTSYYLINQLIHFLWLENTSLATFSSLVGNITLFGIILLFLSVGAYRKVPVYDAFIEGAKEAFEVAKNLLPYLVAMLCAIGVLRASGALDYFLELIRQLFHFFGTDTRFVDALPTALVKPFSGSGARGMMIETMQHYGVDSFPALVAATMQGSTETTFYVLAVYFGSVGIQRVRHAVGCALFCDLVGVVASILICYWFFG is encoded by the coding sequence ATGCTTAATTACCTGTGGCTAGGTTTTTTTGTTATTGCGGCTATTGCAGCAGTAATTCGCCTTTTAGGTGGCGATGTTGATGTATTTGCTGATATGGTGGCAAGCCTTTTTGAAATGGCTAAAACCTCTGTTGATATTATGATTGTGCTATTTGGCACATTAACTCTATGGATGGGGTTGTTAAAAATAGCAGAAAAAGCAGGGCTTATTGAAATATTAGCTAAATTACTAGGCCCTTTATTTCAACGTTTAATGCCAGAAGTTCCTAAGGGACATCCAGCTATTGGTTTAATCACCTTAAATTTTACAGCCAATGCATTAGGACTAGATAATGCTGCTACCCCTATTGGGCTTAAGGCAATGAAGTCCTTACAGGAATTAAATCCTGTTAAAACAGTGGCTACTAATGCGCAAATTTTATTTTTGGTATTAAATGCTTCATCGTTAACTTTATTACCAATAACTATTTTTATTTTTAGAGCGAAATACGATGCGCCTGATCCAACCATGGTGTTTTTACCGATCTTATTAGCTACCAGTGCTTCTACCTTAGCAGGTTTATTAAGTGTAGCCTTTATGCAGCGGTTAAGGTTACTTGATCCTATTGTTTTGTTATGGTTTGCAGGAATAGGCTTCTTTATAGGGGTATTTGTTTGTATTTCAGTTGGTTTAACGACTACCAGTTATTATTTAATCAATCAATTAATTCACTTTTTATGGCTAGAGAATACATCATTAGCTACTTTTTCTTCCCTAGTGGGTAATATTACGCTGTTTGGTATTATTCTGTTGTTTTTATCTGTAGGTGCTTATCGTAAAGTACCTGTTTATGATGCTTTTATTGAAGGAGCCAAAGAAGCCTTTGAAGTAGCTAAAAATTTATTACCTTATTTAGTGGCAATGCTTTGTGCTATAGGGGTATTAAGGGCTTCTGGCGCATTGGATTATTTTTTAGAGTTAATTCGTCAATTATTTCATTTTTTTGGTACAGATACACGTTTTGTAGATGCTTTACCTACAGCACTAGTAAAACCCTTTTCTGGCAGTGGTGCTAGGGGTATGATGATAGAGACTATGCAACATTATGGTGTTGATAGTTTTCCCGCGTTAGTGGCGGCTACTATGCAAGGAAGCACGGAAACAACTTTCTATGTATTAGCAGTTTATTTTGGTTCAGTAGGTATTCAGCGCGTACGTCATGCAGTCGGATGCGCTTTATTCTGTGACTTAGTAGGTGTGGTTGCATCTATCTTAATTTGTTATTGGTTTTTTGGTTAA
- a CDS encoding Tex family protein, producing MNSINNRIAEELSLLPSGKVSPNQVAAAVALLDEGATVPFIARYRKEVTGSLDDTQLRLLEERLRYLRELDERRATILASIEEQGKLTPELKAEIEQADTKTRLEDLYLPYKPKRRTKGQIAIEAGLEPLADLLFNEPTKDPETEAANFINDDKGVADVKAALDGAKYILMERFSEDANLLEKLRHFMKQESILAARVIEGKEQEGAKFSDYFEHNEPIKTTPSHRALAIFRGRNEGILSASLVVGDEETKSHPCEAMIADWFNIKEQGRAADKWLSEVVRWTWKVKLYNHVETDLLGELREKAEDEAISVFARNLHDLLLAAPAGPRATLGLDPGLRTGVKVAVVDATGKLLETGTIYPHAPRNDWDGSINALAKLCAKHNVDLIAIGNGTASRETDKLAAELIKKYANLKMTKIMVSEAGASVYSASELAAKEFPELDVSLRGAVSIARRLQDPLAELVKIDPKSIGVGQYQHDVSQLKLARSLDAVVEDCVNAVGVDVNTASSALLARISGLNTTIAQNIVSYRDSNGAFKTRNELKKVSRLGEKTFEQAAGFLRVMNAANPLDSSAVHPEAYPVVERIAKETSKDIRSLIGDSSFLKQLDPSKFTDETFGLPTVTDILKELDKPGRDPRPEFKTAEFQEGVETLKDLKLGMILEGVVTNVTNFGAFVDIGVHQDGLVHISALSENFVKDPYQVVKAGDVVKVKVMEVDIPRNRVGLSMRLGDTPGEKIEGGAGSNRQAHRGGNNKPHQPQTPKTNTPPVNNAMAALFANAKQLKKK from the coding sequence ATGAATAGTATAAATAATCGTATTGCTGAAGAATTATCTTTATTGCCTTCTGGCAAGGTATCTCCTAATCAAGTAGCTGCTGCTGTAGCTTTATTAGATGAGGGAGCAACAGTTCCTTTTATTGCTCGTTATCGTAAGGAAGTAACAGGTAGTTTAGATGATACGCAATTACGGTTATTAGAAGAAAGATTGCGTTACTTAAGAGAGCTAGATGAGCGTCGAGCTACTATTCTAGCTAGTATTGAAGAACAGGGTAAGCTTACCCCAGAATTAAAAGCAGAAATTGAACAAGCAGATACTAAAACTCGTTTAGAAGATTTATATCTACCTTACAAACCAAAACGTCGTACTAAAGGTCAAATTGCAATTGAAGCGGGTTTAGAGCCGCTAGCTGATTTATTATTTAATGAACCAACTAAAGACCCAGAAACAGAAGCAGCCAATTTTATTAATGATGATAAAGGTGTAGCTGATGTTAAAGCTGCCCTAGATGGCGCTAAATATATCTTAATGGAGCGTTTTTCTGAGGATGCTAATCTCTTAGAGAAATTACGTCATTTTATGAAGCAAGAGTCCATTTTAGCTGCGCGTGTTATTGAAGGTAAAGAGCAAGAAGGTGCTAAGTTTAGTGATTATTTTGAACATAACGAACCTATAAAAACGACACCTTCGCATCGTGCCTTAGCTATTTTCCGTGGTCGTAATGAAGGTATTTTATCTGCTTCATTGGTTGTAGGAGATGAAGAAACTAAGAGTCATCCATGTGAAGCAATGATAGCGGATTGGTTTAATATTAAAGAGCAAGGCCGAGCAGCGGATAAATGGTTGTCTGAAGTAGTACGTTGGACATGGAAAGTTAAGCTTTATAACCATGTAGAAACCGATTTATTAGGCGAGTTAAGGGAGAAGGCAGAAGATGAAGCGATAAGTGTATTTGCTCGTAATCTGCATGATTTATTACTTGCCGCACCAGCAGGGCCAAGAGCTACCTTAGGTTTAGACCCTGGTTTAAGAACAGGCGTTAAAGTAGCGGTGGTAGATGCCACGGGTAAATTATTAGAGACAGGTACTATATATCCCCATGCACCTAGAAATGATTGGGATGGCAGTATTAATGCATTAGCAAAACTATGTGCTAAACATAATGTAGATTTAATCGCTATTGGTAATGGTACAGCAAGCCGTGAGACAGATAAGTTGGCAGCAGAGCTTATTAAAAAATACGCTAACTTAAAAATGACTAAGATTATGGTAAGTGAGGCTGGCGCTTCTGTTTATTCTGCTTCTGAATTAGCGGCTAAAGAGTTTCCTGAGTTAGATGTATCATTAAGAGGAGCTGTTTCTATTGCCCGTCGCTTACAAGATCCATTAGCAGAACTGGTAAAAATTGATCCTAAGTCTATTGGTGTTGGTCAGTATCAACATGATGTATCACAACTTAAACTAGCACGTTCTTTGGATGCAGTGGTTGAGGACTGTGTAAACGCAGTGGGCGTAGATGTAAATACAGCTTCTTCTGCTTTATTAGCACGTATTTCTGGTTTAAATACGACTATTGCGCAGAATATTGTGAGCTATCGCGATAGTAATGGTGCTTTTAAAACACGTAACGAGTTAAAAAAGGTGAGCCGTTTAGGTGAAAAAACCTTTGAACAAGCAGCAGGTTTCTTGCGTGTAATGAATGCTGCTAATCCACTTGATTCATCTGCGGTGCATCCAGAGGCTTATCCTGTGGTAGAGCGTATTGCGAAAGAAACCAGTAAAGATATTCGATCTTTAATTGGTGATTCTAGTTTCTTAAAACAATTAGACCCTAGTAAATTTACTGATGAAACCTTTGGTTTGCCTACTGTAACAGATATTTTAAAAGAATTAGATAAACCTGGCCGTGATCCTCGTCCAGAGTTTAAAACAGCTGAATTTCAAGAAGGCGTAGAAACATTAAAAGACCTTAAATTAGGGATGATTTTAGAAGGTGTGGTTACCAATGTAACTAACTTTGGCGCATTTGTGGATATTGGGGTTCATCAAGATGGCTTAGTACATATCAGCGCCTTGTCAGAAAATTTTGTCAAAGACCCTTATCAAGTAGTAAAAGCGGGTGATGTTGTTAAAGTTAAAGTAATGGAAGTGGATATTCCGCGTAATCGTGTAGGCTTATCTATGCGTTTAGGTGATACACCAGGAGAGAAAATAGAAGGTGGTGCTGGCAGTAATAGACAAGCTCATCGAGGAGGTAATAATAAACCCCATCAACCACAAACACCTAAGACAAATACGCCACCAGTAAATAATGCAATGGCTGCTTTATTTGCAAATGCTAAGCAATTGAAGAAAAAATAG
- a CDS encoding TIGR04086 family membrane protein: protein MIAYEAEAKRVSWGSIIAGLVTVLAVSILFSTLGTSLGFAVLSPKSDQPFEGVGITMLIWTVLTVVVSLAAGGFVAGRLAGIEGKIHGFLVWATTLIVSVILTSMMLSSAVQMAGSTIGAVGSATGSVVSGVGSVVGSSVTTAAKGIEKIFESINIDTDVSGQELQQNIKQALQNSGVDALQPNYLQNQLKKSAKDVQSAVKQIALNPDDADKVIDNLSKTLKERADTVTSKIDREDVVRAIRNNSNLSDDEINQIVDNYIEARTELQQTIEERLQDTEELIAEAKATYQDMKVKAIEAADQAASAVAKIACWSFIALLLGAIVSTLTGCLGVRYYARVYRREVV, encoded by the coding sequence ATGATAGCGTATGAAGCGGAAGCAAAAAGAGTTTCTTGGGGTAGTATCATTGCTGGTTTGGTAACAGTACTTGCAGTATCTATATTGTTTTCTACATTAGGTACTAGTCTTGGATTTGCCGTTTTGTCTCCTAAGTCAGATCAACCATTTGAGGGTGTTGGTATAACAATGCTCATTTGGACAGTGCTAACGGTAGTAGTAAGTTTAGCAGCTGGTGGTTTCGTAGCAGGTAGATTAGCAGGTATTGAAGGCAAAATTCACGGCTTTTTAGTTTGGGCTACTACATTAATAGTTTCAGTTATTCTTACTTCCATGATGCTATCAAGTGCAGTTCAAATGGCTGGCAGCACTATTGGCGCAGTAGGTTCTGCCACTGGTTCAGTAGTTTCAGGTGTTGGTTCTGTTGTAGGCAGCAGTGTAACAACAGCAGCAAAAGGTATTGAAAAGATTTTTGAAAGTATCAATATCGATACCGATGTTTCTGGCCAAGAACTTCAACAAAACATCAAGCAAGCATTACAAAATAGTGGTGTTGATGCGTTACAACCTAATTACTTACAAAACCAACTTAAAAAATCAGCAAAAGATGTACAATCAGCTGTTAAGCAAATAGCGCTTAATCCTGATGATGCTGATAAAGTGATTGATAATTTATCAAAAACTTTAAAAGAAAGAGCTGATACAGTAACAAGTAAAATTGATCGTGAAGATGTGGTTAGAGCAATTAGAAATAATTCTAATCTTTCTGATGATGAAATTAATCAAATTGTTGATAACTATATTGAAGCACGTACCGAACTTCAACAAACTATTGAAGAACGTCTGCAAGATACAGAAGAATTAATTGCTGAAGCTAAAGCAACTTATCAAGATATGAAAGTAAAAGCAATTGAAGCAGCAGATCAAGCAGCTAGTGCAGTTGCTAAAATAGCTTGTTGGTCATTTATTGCTTTACTATTAGGCGCTATCGTTAGTACCTTAACTGGTTGCCTAGGTGTACGTTATTATGCACGTGTTTATAGAAGAGAAGTTGTTTAA
- the tehB gene encoding SAM-dependent methyltransferase TehB, with protein MEGLFCYKKMPVWTNTTIPKEFKEKHNTQQGTWAKLAILRGSLEFAILTEQGDMIEQFSFSADNQPPFIEPQQWHKIISCSNDLECQLGFYCKAEDYSHKKYDLTKTHSEVLEAAKIVKPCKALDLGCGGGRNSLFLHLLGFDVTAVDQNIDRLQEVVTKENLQGIKVAPYNINEATITDNYGFIFSTVVLMFLERVRIPTIIQNMQQHTDQGGYNLIVSAMSTEDFPCPVSFSFTFKENELKEYYQGWEIIKYNENIGELHRKDENGQRIKLRFATLLAKKIN; from the coding sequence ATGGAAGGATTATTTTGCTATAAAAAAATGCCAGTTTGGACAAATACCACTATACCTAAAGAATTTAAAGAAAAGCATAATACTCAACAAGGAACATGGGCAAAATTAGCTATATTGCGAGGTTCATTAGAGTTTGCAATATTAACGGAACAAGGTGATATGATCGAGCAGTTTAGTTTTTCTGCTGATAATCAACCACCTTTTATAGAACCTCAACAATGGCATAAGATAATTAGTTGTTCAAATGATTTAGAATGCCAATTAGGATTTTATTGTAAAGCAGAAGATTATAGTCATAAAAAATATGATTTAACTAAAACCCATTCTGAAGTTTTAGAAGCTGCAAAAATTGTTAAACCCTGTAAAGCATTAGATTTAGGTTGTGGCGGTGGTAGAAACTCTTTGTTTCTTCATTTATTAGGGTTCGATGTTACTGCTGTTGATCAAAATATTGATCGTTTACAAGAAGTGGTTACTAAAGAAAATCTACAAGGTATTAAGGTAGCGCCTTATAATATTAATGAAGCTACTATTACGGATAATTATGGTTTTATTTTTTCTACTGTAGTGCTTATGTTTTTAGAAAGAGTGCGTATACCTACTATTATTCAGAATATGCAGCAACATACAGATCAAGGTGGTTATAATTTAATTGTTTCTGCAATGTCTACAGAGGATTTTCCCTGTCCTGTTTCGTTTTCTTTTACCTTTAAAGAAAATGAATTAAAAGAATATTATCAAGGTTGGGAAATTATTAAATATAATGAGAATATTGGCGAGTTACATAGAAAAGATGAAAATGGTCAACGAATAAAATTACGTTTTGCTACATTATTGGCTAAGAAAATAAATTAA
- a CDS encoding M23 family metallopeptidase, producing the protein MIRAIIFISSLLLSTVCYAEGFITRLLNKPVQGGVAVIALDKETAKPNVYYKNKPVLVLHEDNKQWIAVVGIPLTTKAGTESITVKGQQGSYTVTFTVAHKDYREQHIKLKNKQQVNPNEQNQQRIAKELKLQLAAYQQFSNRIPSNVMFDLPVTGRLSSPFGLRRFFNGEERNPHSGLDLAVSQGTPIKAPADGEIILIGDYFFNGKTIFIDHGQGLISMFCHLSAIDVKLGQQVKRGEVVAKVGATGRATGPHLHWNVSLNDARVDPAIFIGKFQP; encoded by the coding sequence ATGATTAGAGCAATTATATTTATTAGTAGCTTGTTATTGAGCACTGTATGCTATGCAGAAGGTTTTATAACAAGATTGTTAAATAAACCTGTGCAAGGTGGTGTTGCAGTAATAGCTTTAGATAAAGAAACGGCTAAGCCTAATGTTTATTATAAAAATAAACCAGTGTTGGTTCTCCATGAAGATAATAAACAATGGATAGCTGTAGTAGGGATTCCTTTAACTACCAAAGCAGGCACTGAAAGTATTACTGTTAAAGGACAACAAGGTAGTTATACAGTAACTTTTACAGTGGCTCATAAAGATTATCGGGAACAACATATTAAGCTAAAAAATAAGCAACAAGTGAACCCTAATGAGCAGAACCAACAACGCATAGCTAAAGAATTAAAATTACAGTTAGCAGCTTATCAGCAGTTTTCTAATCGAATTCCTAGCAATGTGATGTTCGATCTACCTGTTACAGGTAGGTTATCTAGTCCCTTTGGTTTACGGCGTTTCTTTAATGGTGAAGAGCGTAACCCCCATTCTGGTTTAGACTTAGCTGTGTCTCAAGGTACTCCCATTAAAGCACCTGCTGATGGCGAAATTATTTTAATAGGTGATTATTTCTTTAATGGTAAGACAATCTTTATCGATCATGGGCAAGGTTTAATTAGTATGTTTTGCCATTTATCCGCTATAGATGTAAAACTTGGGCAACAGGTTAAAAGAGGTGAGGTAGTAGCTAAAGTAGGTGCTACTGGAAGGGCAACAGGGCCACATTTGCATTGGAATGTGAGTCTAAATGATGCTCGTGTTGATCCTGCTATTTTTATTGGTAAGTTTCAGCCTTAG
- the nfuA gene encoding Fe-S biogenesis protein NfuA yields MSSINITEAAQDYLASLLAKQDHKDVGIRVFITQPGTPQAETCISYCRPGEEDPSDRVLGLAKFTAWIDAVSEPFLEDAVVDFAEDRMGGQLTIKAPNSKVPMIDESSPLNQRVEYYLQTEINPGLASHGGHISLIDIVEGNIAILQFGGGCQGCGMVDTTLKEGVEKTLLERIPELTAVRDVTDHSNRENAYY; encoded by the coding sequence ATGTCTAGTATTAATATTACAGAAGCGGCACAGGATTATTTAGCCAGCTTACTTGCTAAACAAGACCATAAAGATGTGGGTATCAGAGTATTTATCACTCAACCAGGTACGCCACAAGCAGAAACATGCATTTCTTATTGTCGTCCTGGTGAAGAAGACCCTTCTGATAGAGTACTTGGTTTAGCTAAATTTACTGCTTGGATTGATGCAGTTAGTGAACCCTTTTTAGAAGATGCAGTAGTAGATTTTGCTGAAGATCGCATGGGTGGACAATTAACGATTAAAGCACCTAATTCTAAAGTACCTATGATTGATGAAAGCAGTCCTCTTAATCAACGTGTTGAATACTATTTACAAACCGAAATTAACCCAGGTCTTGCCAGCCATGGTGGGCATATTAGCCTTATTGATATTGTAGAGGGTAATATTGCTATTTTACAATTTGGTGGTGGCTGTCAAGGTTGTGGTATGGTTGATACTACACTGAAAGAAGGCGTTGAAAAAACCCTACTTGAACGTATTCCAGAACTTACTGCTGTTAGAGATGTAACTGATCATAGCAATAGAGAAAATGCGTATTATTAG
- a CDS encoding sulfite exporter TauE/SafE family protein: MTLMAFLLDFLLGACVGFLGALFGIGGGLLVIPILVIFFGFDQQMAQGTALIMVVPNVILSLRNYHKRDKINIRYALSLSIPSFFLSFLGAYVALTLQANKLQNIFAIFMFCLAIYSISHALFRKKAVLGSKESPYGFIWFIVLGGTCGFLGGIFAVGAGAIATPVLTLVFGLAQLVAQSLALSLALPSLLASLFMYVLHGQVNWAVGIPLALGGLTSVGLGVRLAYALPPKLLKILYGCFLMICGLLLLIK, encoded by the coding sequence ATGACACTAATGGCCTTCTTACTAGACTTTTTATTAGGGGCTTGTGTCGGTTTTTTGGGTGCTTTATTTGGAATCGGTGGTGGACTGCTTGTTATTCCAATATTAGTTATTTTCTTTGGTTTCGATCAACAAATGGCGCAAGGTACTGCGCTAATTATGGTAGTACCTAATGTCATATTATCGCTGCGCAACTATCATAAACGCGATAAAATTAATATACGTTATGCGCTTTCGCTAAGTATTCCTAGTTTCTTTCTATCTTTTCTAGGTGCTTATGTAGCACTTACTTTACAAGCCAATAAATTACAAAACATATTTGCTATCTTTATGTTTTGTTTAGCTATCTATTCAATATCACATGCCTTATTCCGCAAAAAGGCCGTTTTAGGAAGTAAAGAATCACCTTACGGATTTATCTGGTTTATTGTATTAGGCGGAACTTGTGGCTTTTTAGGTGGTATTTTTGCAGTAGGCGCAGGTGCTATCGCAACCCCCGTACTTACTTTAGTCTTTGGCCTAGCACAATTAGTTGCACAAAGCCTTGCTTTATCATTAGCACTGCCTAGCTTACTGGCCTCATTATTTATGTATGTACTACATGGGCAAGTTAATTGGGCTGTCGGTATACCCCTTGCATTAGGTGGTTTAACTAGCGTTGGCCTTGGGGTTAGGTTAGCTTATGCATTACCCCCAAAATTATTAAAAATCTTATATGGCTGCTTTTTAATGATATGCGGCCTATTATTATTAATAAAGTAA